A window of the Pseudomonas furukawaii genome harbors these coding sequences:
- a CDS encoding phage tail protein yields the protein MSDQSYLGSISGWAPNFAPRGWAFCQGQTLSISQYSALFSLLGTVYGGNGQTTFNLPNLQGRVPVGAGQSPGTSSYTLGEMAGTETVTLTSAQMPAHTHAATATATASLPASTAAATLATPAADSVLAAANGASGRTPVDVKIYAPAPGSVNIPLTSAATVNVQANGGNQPFSILQPFTVINYIICMEGIFPSRN from the coding sequence ATGAGTGACCAGTCCTATCTCGGCTCCATCAGCGGTTGGGCTCCCAACTTCGCTCCCCGCGGCTGGGCGTTCTGTCAGGGACAGACCCTCTCCATCTCGCAGTACAGCGCACTGTTCTCTCTGCTCGGCACCGTCTACGGCGGCAACGGCCAGACCACCTTCAACCTTCCGAACCTGCAGGGTCGCGTCCCCGTCGGCGCAGGACAGTCCCCCGGAACCTCCTCCTACACCCTAGGCGAGATGGCCGGAACCGAAACCGTCACCCTGACCAGCGCGCAGATGCCGGCCCACACCCACGCGGCCACCGCCACGGCCACCGCATCCCTGCCGGCCAGCACCGCCGCCGCCACGCTGGCGACCCCGGCCGCCGACAGCGTGCTGGCCGCCGCCAACGGCGCATCGGGCCGCACGCCCGTGGACGTGAAGATCTACGCCCCGGCACCCGGTTCGGTGAACATTCCCCTGACCAGCGCCGCCACGGTCAACGTCCAGGCCAACGGTGGCAACCAGCCCTTCTCCATCCTGCAGCCGTTCACCGTGATCAATTACATCATCTGCATGGAAGGGATCTTCCCCTCCCGGAACTGA
- a CDS encoding phage tail protein: protein MDIESYLGVIAPFAGNFAPRNWMTCGGQLLPIQQNQALFSLLGVTYGGNGVQTFGLPNLNGRAAVGQSSQHLLGQSGGTENVTLTLANLPTHTHGATAEATVVLQASSTAAAAGQPAADSTLAQSQGFEGRTPLTVQIYAPAPGSIELPAQAGLQVELGISGQNLPTGVVQPFLALTQCICTQGVYPSRN from the coding sequence ATGGATATCGAAAGCTACCTCGGCGTGATCGCGCCCTTCGCCGGTAATTTCGCCCCACGCAACTGGATGACCTGCGGCGGCCAACTGCTGCCCATCCAGCAGAACCAGGCGCTCTTCTCGCTGCTGGGGGTCACCTACGGCGGCAATGGCGTCCAGACCTTCGGCCTGCCCAATCTCAACGGGCGGGCGGCGGTCGGACAAAGCAGCCAGCACCTCCTGGGGCAGTCGGGCGGCACGGAGAACGTCACCCTGACCCTGGCCAACCTGCCCACTCACACCCACGGCGCAACCGCCGAGGCGACGGTGGTGCTGCAGGCCTCGAGCACGGCAGCGGCGGCCGGCCAGCCCGCCGCCGACAGCACCCTGGCACAGTCACAAGGCTTCGAAGGAAGGACTCCATTGACCGTGCAGATCTACGCCCCGGCGCCCGGCAGCATCGAGCTGCCAGCGCAGGCGGGCCTCCAGGTGGAACTGGGCATCAGCGGCCAGAACCTGCCCACCGGCGTGGTGCAGCCGTTCCTGGCGCTGACCCAGTGCATCTGCACCCAGGGCGTCTACCCGAGTCGCAACTGA
- a CDS encoding DUF6916 family protein — MFIETQGLTATMFASEVGQVFTAETVPEPVQLTLLKLVEGRAAAGGFRTPFSLIFTTPMSVLLLESQYRLRSASGREYLLHLSPMVSPLDGQRHYQAQFN; from the coding sequence ATGTTCATTGAGACCCAGGGCCTTACGGCAACGATGTTCGCTTCGGAAGTCGGCCAGGTGTTCACGGCGGAGACGGTGCCTGAACCCGTGCAACTGACCTTGCTGAAGCTGGTGGAGGGGCGTGCGGCCGCTGGAGGGTTCCGCACGCCGTTCTCGCTGATCTTCACCACCCCGATGAGCGTGCTCCTGCTCGAGTCGCAGTACCGCCTGAGGAGCGCCAGCGGGCGCGAGTACCTGCTGCACCTGAGCCCGATGGTCTCGCCCCTCGACGGCCAGCGCCACTACCAGGCCCAGTTCAACTGA
- a CDS encoding GNAT family N-acetyltransferase, whose product MTEIKTAGTPARLRRRAANTGDEPWLRQFFALLRGLDPALIALCPALLEQQWQLQQCAFASHYPGARTDLILLEGDPIGLVTLHEGATAIRILELGLAPRHRGQGLGERLLAEIIREADARDQAVELAVMRHNPALRLYQRLGFLVLPGDEDAVQLQMRRPAHHAD is encoded by the coding sequence ATGACCGAGATAAAGACGGCCGGCACGCCGGCGAGGCTCCGGCGGAGAGCCGCCAACACCGGGGACGAACCCTGGCTGCGCCAGTTCTTCGCCCTCCTGCGCGGGCTGGACCCCGCCCTGATCGCCCTCTGCCCCGCCCTGCTGGAGCAACAGTGGCAACTCCAGCAATGCGCCTTCGCCAGCCACTACCCGGGCGCGCGGACCGACCTGATCCTGCTGGAGGGCGATCCCATCGGGCTGGTCACCCTGCATGAGGGCGCCACGGCCATTCGCATCCTGGAGTTGGGCCTCGCCCCCCGCCATCGCGGGCAGGGCCTGGGCGAGCGGCTGCTGGCGGAAATCATCCGCGAGGCCGACGCCCGCGATCAGGCAGTGGAGCTGGCCGTGATGCGCCACAACCCGGCCCTGCGCCTCTACCAGCGACTCGGCTTCCTGGTCCTGCCCGGGGATGAAGACGCGGTGCAACTGCAGATGCGACGCCCCGCCCATCATGCCGACTGA
- a CDS encoding sulfotransferase family protein has product MASVKPELDFRGWRPIRTWRDEAGWRVDWCWFGDQRLTQPFFRDDVEQALRLPFNQAFRRETGLDALLDWQVASPGLAPTALIFHASRCGSTLMAQMLAGLESHLVLSEPPPLDALLRAHYRDGLAGDAQRAALVAVLSALGQAPGSRARALVVKLDAWNIFELPLVLRCFPDTPWIFLYRDPLEIAASHLRMAGMHMIPGQLQGSPLNEPDEAPAPREVYIARRLGRLLQQAATCCRTHGGLLVEYPELPQALAGRLRLPLGLASEQVELALAASARNAKRPAETFIDDSRQKREGAPAALRDAVERWALEPYLELQGLRQAQSA; this is encoded by the coding sequence ATGGCGAGTGTGAAGCCGGAGCTGGATTTTCGTGGCTGGCGGCCGATCCGCACCTGGCGGGATGAAGCCGGGTGGCGGGTGGACTGGTGCTGGTTCGGCGACCAGCGTCTGACCCAACCCTTCTTCCGTGACGATGTGGAGCAGGCACTGCGCCTGCCCTTCAACCAGGCCTTCCGCCGCGAGACCGGGCTCGATGCCCTGCTGGATTGGCAGGTTGCCAGCCCGGGCCTTGCGCCCACGGCGCTGATCTTCCACGCCTCCCGCTGCGGGTCGACGCTGATGGCGCAGATGCTGGCGGGGCTGGAGAGTCATCTGGTGCTTTCGGAACCGCCACCCCTGGACGCGCTGCTCCGGGCCCATTACCGGGATGGGCTTGCGGGGGATGCCCAGCGGGCCGCCCTGGTCGCCGTCCTGTCGGCGCTGGGCCAGGCTCCCGGCTCCCGGGCACGCGCCCTGGTGGTCAAGCTGGATGCCTGGAATATCTTCGAGCTGCCGCTGGTGCTGCGGTGTTTCCCGGATACGCCCTGGATCTTCCTCTATCGCGACCCGCTGGAGATCGCCGCGTCCCACCTGCGAATGGCCGGAATGCACATGATTCCCGGGCAGTTGCAGGGCTCTCCGCTGAATGAGCCGGACGAAGCCCCGGCGCCGCGCGAGGTCTATATCGCCAGGCGACTGGGACGCCTGCTGCAGCAGGCGGCGACCTGCTGTCGGACCCATGGGGGCTTGCTGGTGGAGTACCCCGAGCTGCCCCAGGCGCTGGCGGGGCGATTGCGCTTGCCCCTGGGGCTCGCTTCCGAACAGGTGGAACTGGCCCTGGCGGCGAGCGCGCGCAACGCCAAGCGGCCAGCGGAGACTTTCATCGACGACAGTCGGCAGAAGCGCGAGGGGGCGCCGGCGGCATTGCGCGACGCGGTGGAACGCTGGGCGCTGGAGCCTTACCTGGAGCTGCAAGGATTGCGACAGGCTCAGTCGGCATGA